AGCAGCCGCCGGATCAGCCCGACAGCCTCCTCGAGCATGCGCAGCCGGGTGGTGGCCGTCGGCCAGGGGTCGCCGAAGATGTGCTCGTTGAGCGCCTCCCCGCTGCCGACCCCGAGCACGAACCGGCCCTCGCACTGCACGGCCGCGGTGGCGGCGGCCTGCGCGATGATCGCCGGATGCAACCGCACGGTCGGGCAGGTGACCGCGGTCGTGATGGGCAGGCTCACCGCCTGGGAGAGCGCGCCGATGGTGCCCCACACGAACGGGCTCTGACCCTGGGCATCGTTCCAGGGATGGAAGTGATCGGAGATCCACAGGCGTTCGAACCCGGCCCGTTCGGCGCGTTCGGCCTGGTCCACGAGTTCGCGCGGACCGAATTGCTCGCTGGACAGAAAGTATCCGAAGGTGACCATGCCCGCCGGTTACCCGCCCGCCCCTTCGGTATTCGCCGGGGCGCGCGCGCCTGATTCGGGGTGATTCGCGCGGGTAACCGCATCCTGTCGAGATCCGACGCCGGACACGAAGGAGAAACCATGACGCGACAAGTCGGTGATCATGTCGTGGAGAGACTGCGGGAATGGGGTGTGGAGCAGGTCTTCGGTTATCCGGGCGACGGGATCAACGGCCTGATCGCCGCCTTCGGACGCGCCGACGATCAGCCGGCCTTCATCCAGGCCAGGCACGAGGAGATGGCGGCCTTCCAAGCCGTCGGCTACGCCAAGTTCAGCGGCCGGGTCGGCGTGTGCACGGCCACCTCCGGACCGGGTGCGATCCATCTGCTCAACGGCCTCTACGACGCCAAGCTCGACCACGTCCCGGTGGTCGCCATCGTCGGGCAGACCGCGCGCAGCGCCATGGGCGGCAGCTACCAGCAGGAAGTGGATCTGCAGAGCCTCTTCAAGGACGTGGCCTCGGACTATCTGGTCGAGGTGAACGTGCCCAGCCAGCTGCCCAATGCCCTCGACCGGGCCTTCCGCACCGCGCTGACCCGGCGCGCGCCGACCGCCGTCATCATCCCCTCCGACTTGCAGGAAGAGCCGTACGAGAAGCCCACCCACGACTTCAAACAGGTGCCGTCGAGCCCGCCCGGCCCGGCGCTCGCTCCGACCGTGCGGGCCGCGCGCGAGGAGATCGAGCGCGCCGCCGCGGTCATCAACGCGGGCTCGCGGGTGGCCATCCTGGTCGGCCAGGGCGCGCGCGACGCCGCCGAGGAGGTCACGCGGGTGGTCGACGTGACCGGTGCGGGGGTGGCGAAAGCGCTGCTGGGCAAGGACGTGCTGTCGGACGAACTGCCGTATGTGACCGGCTCGATCGGTCTGCTGGGCACCCGGCCCAGCTACGAGCTGATGCGCGACTGCGACACCCTGCTCATCGTCGGCTCGAATTTCCCCTACTCGCAGTTCATGCCGGAGTTCGGGCAGGCCCGCGCGGTCCAGATCGATATCGACGGCGCCATGATCGGCATGCGCTACCCGACCGAGGTGAATCTGGTCGGCGACGCCAAAGCCACACTGGCGGAACTGATTCCGCTGCTCAAACCCAAGCAGGATCGCAACTGGGCGCTGGACATCCAGCGCAATGTGGCGCGCTGGTGGCAGACCATCGAACGCCAGGCCATGCTCGACGCCAAGCCGCTCAACCCCATGCGCGTGGTGTGGGAGCTGTCGCAGTGCGTGCCCGACGACGCGATCGTCACCGCCGATTCCGGTTCCTCCACCAACTGGTACGCCCGCTGCCTGCGCTTCCACGGCCGCATGCGCGGCTCGCTGTCGGGCACCCTGGCGACCATGGGCCCGGGCGTCCCGTACGCCATCGGCGCGAAGTTCGCCCACCCCGATCGCCCGGCCATCGCCCTGGTCGGCGACGGCGCGATGCAGATGAACGGCATGGCCGAACTGCTCACCATCGCCCGCTACCGGGAGCGCTGGTCGGATCCGCGGCTGATCGTGGCGGTCTTCCACAACAACGATCTCAACCAGGTCACCTGGGAGCTGCGCGCCATGGGCGGCGCGCCGAAATTCGAACAGTCGCAGACACTTCCGGAGGTCTCCTACGCCGAGATCGCCCGCGCGGCCGGGTTGGCCGCGATGGTGATCGACAAACCCGACGACGTGGCGCCCGCCTGGCAGGCCGCCCTGGCGTCGGATCGGCCCATGGTGCTGGACTTCCACACCGACCCGGAGGTCCCGCCGATCCCGCCGCACGCCACCTGGGAACAGATGAAATCGACCGCCGAGGCGGTCCTGCGCGGCGACCCCGGCGGCTGGCATCTGGTGGCGCAGGGCGCGAAGGCCAAGGCCCAGGAATTCCTGCCGACGCGCGAGGTGTGACGAAATCAACTGAGACGGTGCCCGTTTCGTTTGTGAACTCGCGGGTAGGTCCGTGATGTCCGACAAAACGATACGGGAGGTACATCCCATGTCCGAGCACGACAAGACCGGTCCCCGCGAAGGCGCTGAAGGCGTCGTCGAGGGTGTGAAGGGCAAGGCCAAGGAAGCCGCGGGCACCGTCTTCGGCAACGAGGGTCTGCGCGACGAGGGCCGCGCCCAGCAGGACAAGGCGGACGCCCAGCGCGACGCCGCCAAGAAGGAAGCCGAGGCCGAGAAGGATCGGGCCCAGGCGCAGACCGAGGAAGCACGTCAGCGCGCCGAGCAGAACCGATAGCGAGCGCACGCTGATGGCCGCCGAGAACGAGACCGACGTGATCGACCTGCTGCTCGCGCAGCACGGTCAGATCAAGAACGCCCTGGAATCGGTGCGCACCTCCACCGGAGCCGACAAACAGCGCGGCTTCGAGGATCTGGTGCGGCTGCTCGCGGTGCACGAGGCCGCCGAGGAGGAGGTCGTGCATCCCGCGGCCCGCCGCCACGCGGTCGCCGACGAGATCGTCGACGCCCGCCTGCGCGAGGAGGATCAGGCCAAACACGTTCTGGTCCAGCTCGCCGAACTGGGCGTCGACCACGCGGAATTCGACACCACGTTCCGCGCCTTCGCCGAGAAGGTCGTCGATCACGCGGAACTGGAGGAGAAGGAGGAGTTCGGTCAGTTGCTCACGCACGCGTCCGCGGAGGAACGTGTCCGCCTCGCGAGCGTGGTCCGCTTCGCCGAAGCCCTCGCCCCCACCCGCCCGCACCCCGGTGTCGGCGAGTCCGCGGCAGCCAATCTGATGGTGGGTCCGCCGCTGGCGGTCTTCGACCGCATTCGCGACGCGCTGCGAGAATGGCGTCGCCAGAGCGGCGAAGCCTGACAGCAGGGCCCGGGAGCAGAACGGGGCCGGTCGCCAACGACGTCACCGGCCCACCCCCCAAGGAGGACGCTCATGACCGAACAGCGGAAAACCCCGCGCAGCCATGCCGGAGAGGGCATCGAGGACGGCGTCAACGTGGTCGGCGT
This sequence is a window from Nocardia yunnanensis. Protein-coding genes within it:
- a CDS encoding CsbD family protein; protein product: MSEHDKTGPREGAEGVVEGVKGKAKEAAGTVFGNEGLRDEGRAQQDKADAQRDAAKKEAEAEKDRAQAQTEEARQRAEQNR
- a CDS encoding hemerythrin domain-containing protein gives rise to the protein MAAENETDVIDLLLAQHGQIKNALESVRTSTGADKQRGFEDLVRLLAVHEAAEEEVVHPAARRHAVADEIVDARLREEDQAKHVLVQLAELGVDHAEFDTTFRAFAEKVVDHAELEEKEEFGQLLTHASAEERVRLASVVRFAEALAPTRPHPGVGESAAANLMVGPPLAVFDRIRDALREWRRQSGEA
- a CDS encoding thiamine pyrophosphate-requiring protein — its product is MTRQVGDHVVERLREWGVEQVFGYPGDGINGLIAAFGRADDQPAFIQARHEEMAAFQAVGYAKFSGRVGVCTATSGPGAIHLLNGLYDAKLDHVPVVAIVGQTARSAMGGSYQQEVDLQSLFKDVASDYLVEVNVPSQLPNALDRAFRTALTRRAPTAVIIPSDLQEEPYEKPTHDFKQVPSSPPGPALAPTVRAAREEIERAAAVINAGSRVAILVGQGARDAAEEVTRVVDVTGAGVAKALLGKDVLSDELPYVTGSIGLLGTRPSYELMRDCDTLLIVGSNFPYSQFMPEFGQARAVQIDIDGAMIGMRYPTEVNLVGDAKATLAELIPLLKPKQDRNWALDIQRNVARWWQTIERQAMLDAKPLNPMRVVWELSQCVPDDAIVTADSGSSTNWYARCLRFHGRMRGSLSGTLATMGPGVPYAIGAKFAHPDRPAIALVGDGAMQMNGMAELLTIARYRERWSDPRLIVAVFHNNDLNQVTWELRAMGGAPKFEQSQTLPEVSYAEIARAAGLAAMVIDKPDDVAPAWQAALASDRPMVLDFHTDPEVPPIPPHATWEQMKSTAEAVLRGDPGGWHLVAQGAKAKAQEFLPTREV